A genomic stretch from Haemophilus parainfluenzae ATCC 33392 includes:
- a CDS encoding FTR1 family protein, with protein MLFRSIRFFFLIFSLAFSSSLFAQDNYQQWVDDITARLDKTSQLIQQGNTDDARTEVQMAYFEVFENLEGPIRINFSAQKSYQMEATFGEIRKMIGEGASQKEVQAKIDQLKKELQEVLPSLVEGHQLNADGQHGVYDNQAIAPYWQQSFKTIDDLIAQGIDAYQNGDLANAKKLFQQAQYDGYKNSEMEMSIRQNRSAEISAAINQQFYNIIRLSEQADQITELGYQSTQLLQDIEENLPNLPTTREEQNVQSNAAQQATDNQQEQDWNKIKQEINQRIQQAIALYQQGESKKAILSVQDTYFDVFESTGMENKVGSRDSNFKAELEGYFTRLVSLMKAEQGDKLQAQADGLNQNLTKAVEMLQGEEQSDWSMFLYSLLIILREGLEALLIVAAIVTYLIKNNHQDKLPVIRQSVYVALIASVVTAFIFQLIFENSGQNRELLEGFTMIFAVVMLFMMSYWLLSKVEAQNWKRYLEGKLSTALTTGSLIGLWLTSFLAVYREGAETVLFYYALVGDAKSAVSFIYLFAGIIVGAIILTICYFVMRYTVVKLPLKPFFMFTGSFMYLMAFVFAGKSVLELIEGKLFEPTLISGVPEISWLGIYPYMETLIPQAILLVAAVFALFIMKYQSKKAA; from the coding sequence ATGCTATTCCGTTCTATTCGATTTTTCTTTTTAATTTTTTCACTCGCCTTTTCTTCTTCACTCTTTGCACAAGATAACTATCAACAATGGGTTGATGATATTACGGCTCGCTTAGATAAAACGTCTCAACTTATCCAACAAGGCAATACCGATGATGCCCGAACTGAAGTGCAAATGGCTTATTTTGAAGTCTTTGAAAATCTAGAAGGCCCAATTCGTATCAATTTCTCCGCACAAAAAAGCTACCAAATGGAAGCGACTTTTGGCGAAATCCGTAAAATGATCGGCGAAGGTGCTTCACAAAAAGAGGTTCAAGCTAAAATCGATCAACTCAAAAAAGAATTACAAGAAGTATTACCATCATTGGTTGAAGGTCATCAACTCAATGCCGATGGACAACATGGTGTTTATGATAATCAAGCGATTGCCCCTTATTGGCAACAAAGTTTTAAAACCATTGATGACTTAATCGCTCAAGGGATCGATGCTTATCAAAATGGTGATCTTGCTAATGCCAAAAAATTGTTCCAACAAGCACAATATGATGGCTATAAAAACTCAGAAATGGAAATGTCCATTCGCCAAAATCGCTCTGCAGAAATCTCAGCCGCAATTAACCAACAGTTTTACAACATCATTCGTTTAAGTGAACAAGCCGATCAAATTACGGAGCTTGGCTACCAAAGCACGCAATTATTACAAGATATTGAAGAAAACTTGCCTAACCTGCCAACGACACGTGAAGAACAAAATGTTCAATCTAATGCAGCACAGCAAGCAACAGATAATCAACAAGAACAAGATTGGAATAAGATTAAACAAGAGATCAACCAACGTATTCAACAGGCTATTGCGCTCTATCAACAAGGTGAAAGCAAAAAAGCGATTCTTTCCGTACAAGACACCTATTTCGACGTGTTTGAAAGTACAGGAATGGAAAACAAAGTGGGTTCCCGTGATAGTAACTTTAAAGCAGAACTTGAAGGCTACTTTACTCGTCTAGTCAGTTTAATGAAAGCTGAACAAGGTGATAAGTTACAAGCTCAAGCTGATGGTTTAAACCAGAATTTAACTAAAGCGGTTGAAATGTTACAGGGCGAAGAGCAAAGTGATTGGTCGATGTTCTTATATAGCCTTTTAATCATTCTTCGTGAAGGTTTAGAAGCGTTATTGATTGTTGCAGCTATCGTGACTTACTTAATTAAAAATAACCACCAAGATAAATTGCCGGTTATTCGTCAGTCTGTTTATGTGGCGTTAATTGCCAGTGTGGTTACCGCATTTATTTTCCAACTTATCTTTGAAAATTCAGGTCAAAACCGTGAATTGCTCGAAGGCTTTACGATGATTTTTGCCGTCGTCATGCTATTTATGATGAGTTACTGGTTATTATCCAAAGTCGAAGCACAAAACTGGAAACGTTATTTAGAAGGTAAACTCTCTACTGCCCTCACAACAGGCTCACTCATCGGTCTATGGCTTACTAGCTTCTTAGCGGTATATCGTGAAGGGGCGGAAACGGTATTGTTCTACTATGCCCTTGTGGGTGATGCGAAAAGTGCGGTCAGTTTTATCTACCTTTTCGCAGGTATCATTGTCGGCGCAATTATTCTCACCATTTGCTACTTCGTGATGCGTTATACCGTGGTGAAATTACCGCTTAAACCATTCTTTATGTTTACAGGCTCATTTATGTACTTAATGGCCTTTGTATTCGCCGGTAAATCTGTTTTAGAACTCATTGAAGGCAAACTTTTCGAGCCTACGCTGATTAGCGGTGTGCCTGAAATTTCGTGGTTAGGTATTTATCCTTATATGGAAACCTTAATTCCACAAGCAATCTTACTCGTCGCAGCCGTATTTGCTCTGTTTATTATGAAATATCAAAGCAAAAAAGCCGCGTAA
- a CDS encoding YacL family protein, giving the protein MDFQFTHYLGNVHAKCSMEHIALANWFNSEVRSNPQAFLTALSACEQIKNNDEVTLIGSEYTLFINTDEVMIRANNLAIETDEILEDDFHYYDEESIAFCGTTDFIHFLNAYFEFIA; this is encoded by the coding sequence ATGGATTTTCAATTTACCCATTATCTCGGCAATGTACATGCTAAATGTTCGATGGAACACATTGCACTAGCTAATTGGTTTAATTCAGAAGTGCGGTCAAATCCTCAAGCGTTTTTGACCGCACTTTCTGCCTGTGAGCAGATTAAAAATAATGATGAAGTCACGCTGATTGGTTCCGAATACACGCTTTTTATCAATACCGATGAAGTCATGATTCGCGCCAATAACCTTGCAATTGAAACAGATGAAATTTTAGAAGACGACTTTCATTATTATGATGAAGAAAGTATCGCCTTCTGCGGAACAACAGACTTCATCCACTTTCTTAATGCCTATTTTGAATTTATTGCTTAA
- the erpA gene encoding iron-sulfur cluster insertion protein ErpA — MSDLDMAVPLTFTDAAANKVKSLISEEENNELKLRVYITGGGCSGFQYGFTFDDKVNEGDLTIEKAGVQLVIDPMSLQYLIGGTVDYTEGLEGSRFVVNNPNATSTCGCGSSFSI, encoded by the coding sequence ATGTCAGATTTAGATATGGCCGTACCGCTAACTTTTACTGATGCGGCAGCCAATAAAGTAAAAAGTTTAATTAGCGAAGAAGAAAACAACGAACTAAAATTACGCGTTTATATTACTGGTGGCGGTTGCAGCGGTTTCCAATACGGTTTCACCTTTGACGATAAAGTCAATGAAGGTGACCTAACCATTGAAAAAGCAGGTGTGCAATTAGTGATTGACCCAATGAGTTTACAATACTTAATTGGCGGCACCGTGGATTACACTGAAGGCTTGGAAGGTTCGCGTTTTGTGGTGAACAATCCAAATGCAACCAGTACCTGTGGTTGCGGTTCGTCATTCAGCATCTAA
- the mrcB gene encoding penicillin-binding protein 1B — protein sequence MSETENTSSEQQETQVPNKRRSCKIFLAKAAFTLGTLAVFYGGYLDWQIRSKMDGQIWRLPAEVYSRLESVKLSDNLSFDEVIQILLDNEYRQTTMIAAPGDFKLEDDTIVLLRRAFPYPDKPEPQRVLRLRFTDNKLSRIEDLVNVKAVDEFRLAPKLIAMLESDNEDRLAIPLQHYPRLLIDALLLTEDRRFYEHNGINPVGIVRAMIANIKAGQTVQGGSTLTQQLVKNLFLSSERSITRKANEALMSLVLDWRYDKNRILETYLNEIYLGQNGDIQIHGFALASQFYFGRSIREISLDQIALLVGMVKGPSLYNPWRNPQYALDRRNVVLKLMLDHQMIGDELYELLSKRPLGVQAKGQISRKYPAFIQTLQADLRRQLGENKTSALLGARIFSTMDLKQQEQAENAVVNTVNQLQLQTKNPHLEGAMIVADYHLGEIRAVVGGLQTEYAGFNRALMSKRQIGSLVKPSIYLTALMNPEQFRLNTPIQNQPITIHIKGSQPWQPRNYDRKYSGSVMLMDALARSLNIPTVNIGMKVGLSKVIDTQKAMGWDNVTIPKVPATLLGSYSISPYDVTKLYQTIANQGGKIELSTIQSITDRQGNIIYEHNTVPDQVVPREAAYQTLYAMQQTVERGTARSLQNDYADLRLAGKTGTTNDARDTWFVGIDGKNVSTIWLGRDDNGETKLTGASGALQIYKDYLNRVVIEKLKLGQPSTIKWVGINAYGSWSCGSSRTIPVWANKDQNFCASAQTTSTATATAAQTTQSPQPEQPESPKQESVWDVLDNKVPVEEATPAQ from the coding sequence ATGTCGGAAACGGAAAACACCTCATCAGAACAACAAGAAACACAAGTGCCAAATAAGCGTCGTTCTTGTAAAATCTTTTTAGCTAAAGCAGCCTTTACTTTAGGGACGCTCGCCGTATTTTATGGTGGCTATTTAGACTGGCAAATTCGCTCAAAAATGGATGGTCAAATTTGGCGTTTACCGGCTGAAGTGTATAGCCGTTTAGAAAGCGTAAAACTGTCTGATAATCTTTCTTTTGACGAAGTGATTCAAATCTTATTGGATAACGAATACCGTCAAACTACTATGATTGCAGCACCGGGCGATTTTAAACTCGAAGACGATACTATCGTGTTACTTCGTCGTGCGTTCCCTTATCCTGATAAGCCTGAACCACAACGCGTGTTACGTCTGCGTTTTACCGATAACAAACTTTCTCGTATTGAAGACTTAGTCAACGTAAAAGCGGTTGATGAATTCCGTCTTGCGCCTAAATTAATTGCCATGTTGGAATCGGATAATGAAGATCGTTTAGCGATTCCATTACAGCACTACCCTCGATTACTCATTGATGCCTTATTACTGACAGAGGATCGCCGTTTTTATGAGCATAACGGGATTAATCCTGTGGGTATTGTGCGAGCAATGATCGCCAATATTAAAGCCGGTCAAACAGTTCAAGGCGGCAGTACACTCACTCAGCAATTAGTTAAAAACTTGTTCTTATCCAGTGAACGTTCTATTACCCGTAAAGCCAATGAAGCGTTGATGTCATTAGTATTAGATTGGCGATATGATAAAAACCGTATTTTAGAAACCTATCTGAACGAGATTTACCTTGGTCAAAATGGTGATATCCAAATTCACGGTTTTGCATTGGCGAGCCAATTCTATTTTGGTCGTTCTATCCGTGAAATTAGCCTAGATCAGATTGCCCTTTTAGTTGGCATGGTGAAAGGGCCATCCCTTTATAATCCATGGCGAAATCCACAATATGCACTCGATCGTCGAAATGTGGTGTTAAAACTGATGCTTGATCACCAAATGATTGGGGATGAGCTTTATGAGCTGTTGAGTAAACGTCCATTAGGCGTGCAAGCTAAAGGTCAAATTTCACGTAAATATCCTGCTTTCATTCAAACCTTACAAGCGGATCTTCGCCGTCAATTAGGGGAAAATAAAACCTCTGCACTACTTGGTGCACGTATTTTCTCCACCATGGATTTAAAACAACAGGAACAAGCTGAAAATGCTGTGGTGAATACGGTTAATCAATTACAACTACAAACCAAAAACCCACACCTTGAAGGTGCCATGATTGTGGCAGATTATCATCTGGGTGAAATACGTGCTGTCGTAGGTGGATTACAAACAGAATATGCGGGCTTTAACCGTGCGTTAATGTCAAAACGTCAAATTGGCTCATTAGTAAAACCATCTATTTATTTGACCGCACTGATGAATCCGGAACAATTCCGCTTAAATACACCAATTCAGAATCAGCCGATCACGATTCATATTAAAGGCAGCCAACCTTGGCAACCTCGTAACTACGATCGTAAATATAGCGGTTCGGTTATGTTGATGGATGCCCTTGCCCGCTCATTGAATATTCCAACGGTAAATATTGGGATGAAAGTTGGCTTAAGCAAGGTCATTGATACGCAAAAAGCCATGGGATGGGACAATGTGACAATTCCAAAAGTCCCAGCAACTTTGCTTGGTTCTTACAGTATTTCACCTTATGATGTGACAAAACTCTATCAAACCATTGCCAATCAAGGTGGTAAAATCGAGTTAAGCACCATTCAAAGCATTACCGATCGTCAAGGCAATATTATTTATGAACATAATACGGTGCCGGATCAAGTGGTGCCGAGAGAAGCGGCTTATCAAACCTTATATGCGATGCAACAAACAGTCGAACGTGGTACCGCGCGTAGCTTACAAAATGATTATGCGGATCTTCGTCTTGCAGGTAAAACAGGGACAACCAATGATGCTCGAGATACGTGGTTCGTGGGTATTGATGGTAAGAATGTCAGCACCATTTGGTTAGGTCGTGATGATAACGGCGAAACCAAATTAACCGGTGCCTCAGGTGCATTACAAATCTATAAAGATTACTTAAACCGTGTTGTCATTGAAAAACTGAAACTTGGGCAACCTTCTACCATTAAATGGGTTGGCATCAATGCTTACGGTAGTTGGAGTTGTGGTAGCAGCCGAACAATCCCGGTTTGGGCAAATAAAGATCAAAATTTCTGCGCTTCCGCACAAACGACGAGTACTGCGACTGCTACCGCGGCGCAAACCACTCAATCGCCACAACCTGAACAACCTGAATCACCAAAACAAGAAAGTGTATGGGATGTGTTAGATAATAAAGTGCCTGTTGAAGAAGCCACGCCGGCTCAATAA
- a CDS encoding iron transporter, producing the protein MKKALLATALFAGIFTASTANAFQEYPIGEAVTMNEMEIAAVYLKPIDMEPRGMGLPAAKSDIHLEADIHAVKGNKNGFGDGEWMPYLTINYTLVNTDTGEKQEGTFMPMVAGDGPHYGANVKMMGVGNYKLTYHIDPPSKAGMHRHTDSETGVGRWWKPFDVSYEFKFTGIK; encoded by the coding sequence ATGAAAAAAGCACTTTTAGCAACAGCATTATTTGCGGGTATTTTCACCGCGTCTACTGCAAACGCATTCCAAGAGTACCCAATCGGTGAAGCGGTAACCATGAATGAAATGGAAATTGCAGCGGTTTATCTCAAACCAATCGATATGGAACCACGTGGCATGGGTTTACCTGCTGCGAAATCAGATATCCACTTAGAAGCGGATATCCACGCAGTAAAAGGTAACAAAAATGGCTTTGGTGATGGTGAATGGATGCCTTACTTAACCATCAACTACACTTTAGTGAATACCGATACTGGTGAAAAACAAGAAGGTACCTTCATGCCAATGGTAGCGGGTGATGGTCCTCACTACGGTGCTAACGTGAAAATGATGGGCGTGGGTAACTATAAATTAACTTACCACATTGACCCACCATCAAAAGCAGGTATGCACCGCCATACTGACTCTGAAACGGGTGTAGGCCGTTGGTGGAAACCATTTGATGTTAGCTATGAATTCAAATTCACTGGCATCAAATAA
- the map gene encoding type I methionyl aminopeptidase, giving the protein MGIPLRTEEEIVKLREACKLASDVLVMIEPYVKEGVTTGELDRICHDYMVNVQKVIPACLNYHGFPKATCISINEVVCHGIPSDDKKLKRGDIVNIDVTVIKDGYFGDNSKMYVVGETNIRSQKLVEAAQEALYVGLRTVKPGIRLNEIGKAVQKYTESQGFSVVREYCGHGVGTEFHCEPQVLHYYADDGGVILKPGMVFTIEPMINAGKKEVRIMGDGWTVKTKDRSHSAQYEHQIVVTETGCEVMTIRDEEIAEGRIQRMMNNL; this is encoded by the coding sequence ATGGGCATTCCATTAAGAACTGAAGAAGAAATTGTTAAGTTACGTGAAGCGTGTAAATTAGCGTCCGATGTTTTGGTCATGATCGAACCTTATGTCAAAGAAGGGGTGACCACTGGTGAATTGGATCGCATTTGTCATGATTACATGGTGAATGTACAAAAAGTGATTCCTGCGTGCTTAAATTATCATGGTTTTCCTAAAGCAACCTGTATTTCTATAAATGAAGTGGTTTGCCATGGTATTCCAAGCGACGATAAAAAATTAAAACGTGGTGATATTGTCAATATTGATGTGACTGTAATAAAAGACGGTTATTTCGGTGATAATTCGAAGATGTATGTCGTGGGTGAAACCAATATTCGTAGCCAAAAATTAGTTGAAGCGGCACAAGAAGCGCTTTATGTGGGATTACGCACGGTTAAGCCGGGTATTCGTTTAAATGAAATTGGTAAAGCGGTACAAAAATATACTGAAAGCCAAGGGTTTAGCGTAGTGCGTGAGTACTGTGGCCACGGCGTGGGAACTGAATTCCACTGTGAACCACAAGTATTACACTATTATGCGGATGATGGTGGCGTGATTTTAAAACCGGGGATGGTCTTCACCATTGAACCAATGATTAATGCGGGTAAAAAAGAAGTGCGCATTATGGGTGATGGTTGGACGGTAAAAACCAAAGACCGTAGCCATTCTGCACAATATGAACACCAAATTGTCGTGACAGAAACCGGTTGTGAAGTGATGACTATCCGCGATGAAGAAATTGCGGAAGGTCGAATTCAACGTATGATGAATAATCTTTAA
- the glnD gene encoding bifunctional uridylyltransferase/uridylyl-removing protein GlnD yields MLFPYHFDSPLTLSAVKIQRENLKEFERQHFDDYSVFELIANRTQFCDDLLKQLWQQFGLDKANLTLIAVGGYGRQEIFPLSDLDVLILSKEERESETEEKIGQLVQFLWDCGFDIGHSVRSLEECEKEGKQDITIATNLLESRYLSGDVSLFNALDEILKKPDFWAVKLFFDAKVQEQIERYQRYHNTSYNLEPDLKYSPGGLRDLHLLYWIALRHTGEMTLDGILKSGFIYPSEHQQLLESQEFLFKVRFALHLILKRYDNRLLFDRQIKVSEMLGFEGEGNRGVEKMMKRFFQALCTISRLSDILIKHYKEHFLSSNGEGSVHHLDDDFEIVNQSLCLRKEDVFLRLPDRILDLFFYLTQHEQAEIHSSTLRQLQIALESLTQKLCDIPEAREKFIRLFNQPKAIQRAFLPMHQYGVLTAYLPQWQGIEGLMQFDLFHIYTVDEHTLRVMLKLESFLAEDEAEFHPICHQIFSQISDRTLLYVTALFHDIAKGRGGDHAEVGAEDVAEFARLHGFDRREIETMAWLVREHLLMSITAQRRDIHDPEVVMNFAENVQNHVRLDYLTCLTVADICATNGTLWNSWKRSLFASLYDYTSQQFRQGMNLLLDNNEKILENRQLALAILSEEQPELSEEKILALWQRCPDDYFLRNSPKQIAWHTELLAEFDGEVLVKISNRFSSGGTEIFVYCPDQANLFNKVVSTIGAKKFSIHDAQILTSDDGYVFDSFIITELNGELVRSERRRELETVLTSVLLGEKLPSMSFANNRQLQHFTVKTDVRFLKETKKEHTELEVVALDKPGLLAQISQIFTELKLNICNAKITTVGEKAEDFFILTNEKGIALTEEERGLLENVLYGRL; encoded by the coding sequence ATGCTTTTTCCTTATCATTTCGACTCTCCACTCACGCTAAGTGCGGTCAAAATTCAGCGTGAAAATTTAAAGGAATTTGAACGTCAGCATTTCGATGATTATTCTGTTTTTGAGCTGATTGCTAACCGAACACAGTTTTGTGATGATTTGTTAAAACAGCTTTGGCAGCAATTTGGATTAGATAAAGCTAATCTCACCTTAATTGCAGTAGGCGGTTATGGCCGACAAGAAATCTTTCCTTTATCTGACCTAGATGTTCTTATTCTCTCAAAAGAAGAAAGAGAGTCTGAAACAGAAGAGAAAATTGGTCAACTCGTTCAGTTTCTATGGGATTGTGGATTTGATATAGGGCATAGTGTTCGCTCTTTAGAAGAATGTGAAAAGGAAGGTAAACAAGACATTACTATTGCCACCAATTTGCTTGAGTCTCGTTATTTATCAGGAGATGTATCCCTTTTCAATGCCTTAGATGAAATATTGAAAAAGCCAGATTTTTGGGCGGTAAAACTATTCTTTGATGCTAAAGTACAAGAACAAATTGAACGTTATCAGCGTTATCACAACACCAGTTACAATTTAGAGCCCGATTTAAAATACAGCCCCGGTGGCTTGCGGGATCTTCATCTTTTATATTGGATCGCATTACGACACACTGGGGAAATGACCCTTGATGGCATTTTGAAAAGTGGCTTTATTTATCCATCAGAACACCAACAATTATTAGAAAGCCAAGAATTTTTATTTAAAGTGCGGTTTGCTTTACACTTGATTTTAAAACGTTATGACAACCGTTTGTTGTTTGATCGTCAAATCAAAGTGAGTGAGATGCTTGGTTTTGAAGGTGAAGGAAACCGTGGTGTTGAAAAAATGATGAAACGTTTTTTCCAAGCTCTATGCACGATTTCACGTTTAAGCGATATTCTAATTAAGCATTATAAAGAGCATTTTTTATCTTCAAACGGAGAGGGATCAGTTCACCATTTGGATGACGATTTTGAAATAGTGAATCAAAGTTTGTGTTTACGTAAGGAAGACGTGTTTTTACGTTTGCCAGATCGTATTTTGGATCTTTTTTTCTATCTTACGCAGCATGAACAAGCCGAAATTCATTCCTCAACATTACGCCAACTTCAGATTGCATTGGAAAGCTTGACGCAGAAATTATGTGATATTCCTGAAGCAAGAGAGAAATTTATTCGGTTATTTAATCAACCGAAAGCCATTCAGCGAGCATTTCTCCCAATGCACCAATATGGTGTGTTAACAGCTTATTTGCCACAATGGCAGGGAATTGAAGGTTTGATGCAATTTGATCTCTTCCATATTTACACTGTGGATGAGCACACCTTACGAGTGATGTTGAAATTGGAAAGTTTCTTAGCTGAAGATGAAGCCGAATTCCATCCTATTTGCCATCAAATATTTAGCCAAATTTCTGACCGCACTTTGCTTTATGTTACCGCACTTTTCCATGATATTGCGAAAGGTCGAGGAGGGGATCATGCAGAGGTAGGGGCTGAAGATGTTGCTGAATTTGCCCGTTTGCATGGTTTTGATCGTCGAGAAATTGAAACGATGGCTTGGCTAGTGAGAGAGCATTTGCTCATGTCAATTACTGCACAGCGTCGAGATATTCATGATCCGGAAGTCGTGATGAACTTTGCAGAAAATGTGCAAAATCATGTGCGTTTAGATTATCTCACTTGTTTGACGGTCGCGGATATTTGTGCAACAAATGGTACCTTGTGGAATAGCTGGAAACGTTCTTTATTTGCCTCACTCTATGATTATACGTCGCAACAATTCCGACAAGGGATGAATTTATTATTAGATAATAACGAAAAGATCCTTGAAAATCGCCAATTGGCGCTGGCAATTTTATCCGAAGAGCAACCAGAATTATCGGAAGAAAAAATTTTAGCACTCTGGCAACGTTGTCCAGATGATTATTTTTTACGAAATAGCCCAAAACAAATTGCGTGGCATACAGAGTTATTGGCTGAATTTGATGGTGAAGTTCTCGTTAAAATCAGTAATCGTTTTTCTAGTGGTGGGACTGAGATCTTCGTTTATTGCCCAGACCAAGCCAACTTATTTAATAAAGTGGTCTCAACCATTGGCGCGAAAAAATTCAGTATTCATGATGCGCAAATTTTAACATCCGATGATGGCTACGTATTCGACAGCTTTATCATCACAGAATTAAATGGTGAATTGGTTCGTTCAGAACGTCGCCGAGAATTAGAGACGGTATTAACCTCTGTTTTATTAGGCGAAAAATTGCCATCCATGTCTTTTGCAAATAATCGACAGTTGCAACATTTCACCGTAAAAACAGATGTACGTTTTTTGAAAGAAACTAAAAAAGAACATACCGAATTAGAAGTGGTGGCTTTAGATAAACCCGGTTTATTGGCTCAAATCAGTCAAATTTTTACTGAATTAAAACTCAATATTTGTAATGCAAAAATCACAACAGTAGGAGAAAAAGCCGAAGACTTCTTCATTCTGACAAATGAAAAAGGAATTGCATTAACCGAAGAGGAAAGGGGATTATTAGAAAACGTGCTCTATGGGCGTTTATAG
- the hemL gene encoding glutamate-1-semialdehyde 2,1-aminomutase, which translates to MTKSTALFSRAQEVIPGGVNSPVRAFKGVGGTPVFIQKAKGAYIYDTEGKQYIDYVGSWGPMILGHNHTAILDAVLKAAENGLSFGAPTPSEIDLAELVCEIVPSIEMVRMVSSGTEATMTAIRLARGYTNRSKILKFEGCYHGHSDSLLVKAGSGALTLGQPSSPGVPEDFAKHTLTAEYNNLDSVKKLFEEFPNDIACVIIEPVAGNMNCVPPKEGFLQGIREICNQYGALFIIDEVMTGFRVSLAGAQAYYGVTPDLTTLGKVIGGGMPVGAVGGKKVIMQHLAPTGPVYQAGTLSGNPIAMAAGLACLTELKKAGNEQHLAELTTKLCNGLKALAQKHNVPFLINHVGGMFGIFFTDQKQVTSYAEVMKCDTEKFKVFFHKMLDQGVYLAPSAFEAGFMSLAHTNEDIEKTLAAADIAFAAVA; encoded by the coding sequence ATGACAAAATCAACCGCACTTTTCTCTCGTGCACAAGAAGTTATTCCTGGTGGCGTAAACTCCCCTGTTCGAGCCTTTAAAGGCGTAGGTGGCACCCCTGTATTTATTCAAAAAGCCAAAGGCGCCTACATTTATGATACTGAAGGCAAACAATATATCGATTATGTGGGTTCTTGGGGGCCAATGATTTTAGGTCACAACCACACTGCTATTTTAGATGCTGTATTAAAAGCAGCGGAGAATGGTTTAAGCTTTGGCGCGCCAACTCCCTCTGAAATTGATTTAGCGGAATTAGTCTGTGAAATTGTGCCATCTATTGAAATGGTTCGTATGGTGAGTTCAGGTACTGAAGCAACCATGACAGCCATTCGTCTTGCGCGTGGTTATACAAATAGAAGCAAAATTTTAAAATTTGAAGGTTGTTACCACGGTCATTCTGATTCACTTTTAGTAAAAGCAGGATCTGGTGCGTTAACACTTGGTCAACCAAGCTCACCAGGTGTACCTGAAGATTTTGCGAAACACACTTTAACTGCAGAATATAACAATCTTGATTCAGTTAAAAAACTATTTGAAGAATTCCCTAACGATATCGCTTGTGTGATTATTGAACCAGTTGCAGGTAATATGAACTGTGTTCCACCAAAAGAAGGATTCTTACAAGGCATTCGTGAAATTTGTAATCAATATGGTGCACTTTTCATTATTGATGAAGTCATGACAGGTTTCCGTGTTTCACTTGCAGGCGCACAAGCTTATTATGGTGTAACACCGGATCTCACCACATTAGGTAAAGTCATTGGCGGCGGTATGCCTGTGGGTGCTGTTGGTGGTAAAAAAGTGATTATGCAACACCTTGCACCGACCGGCCCAGTTTATCAAGCGGGTACCCTTTCAGGCAACCCGATTGCAATGGCGGCGGGTTTAGCATGTCTAACTGAATTGAAAAAAGCAGGTAACGAACAACACCTTGCAGAATTAACCACAAAACTTTGTAACGGCTTAAAAGCATTAGCTCAAAAACACAATGTACCATTTTTGATTAATCATGTTGGTGGAATGTTTGGTATTTTCTTCACTGACCAAAAACAAGTTACCTCTTATGCAGAAGTCATGAAATGTGATACCGAAAAATTCAAAGTGTTCTTCCACAAAATGCTCGATCAAGGCGTTTACCTTGCGCCTTCTGCTTTTGAAGCTGGCTTTATGTCTTTAGCTCATACAAATGAAGACATTGAAAAAACGCTTGCTGCCGCTGATATTGCATTTGCAGCAGTTGCTTAA